The window CCGCGGGCATGGTTGCCATCGGTGGGCTTGACGCAGGCCGGCAAGCCAATGTCCTGGGCTGCTGACCACGCCGCTTGTGGGCTGTCCACGATTTGTCCCTCGGGGACAGGGACACCACACATGCCCAGTAGCTGCTTGGTCAGGTCTTTGTCCTTGGAGATGCCTTCGGCAATCGCGCTGGTCCGGTCGGTCTCGGCGGTCCAGATACGGCGCTGGCGTTGGCCATAGCCGAGTTGCACCAAGTTGCCATCGTTCAGGCGAATGTTCGGGATGCCTCGATCGGCAGCGGCATCGATGATGCTGGCCGTGCTGGGCCCAATGCACAGGCTGTCCACCATTTGGGTCAGTTGGGCGATGTGGCTGGCCACGTCAAACGTTTGGTCGGCCATGGCCGCCAGAATCAAATCGCGCGCACTGAGCAGGGCCTGACGGCTCACGGCTTCATGGCGTGTGCGGATCACCACTTTGTAAACCCCCCTGGGCCCGGCTTCACGGGCTTTGCCAAAACCGGTTTGCATGCCGGCGCGGGTTTGCAGCTCCAGTGCCACATGTTCCAGGATGTGTCCGGGCCAGGTGCCTTCTTCCAAACGCTTCAAAAAGCCGCCACGCTCGCCCACGCTGCAGCGGTGCTCGACCAGGCCGGGCAGCCAGGCCACCAGTCGCTGGGCAAACCCGGGCAGGGTGTTGGAGGGGCAATCTTCCAAATCGCCGATGTCGATCAAGGCTTCGATGACAGGGCGGTAAGTCCAAATGTTGGGGCCGCGCAAATGGGTCATGCGCAGGAACTGGATTTGGTGGGGTGTGGGGTGTGCGCTCATGCTTGGAGGGTGCAGCGATAGAATCGTCGCTCGATCGCGGGGTTGGCCAGCTTGGGAGCTGGAAGCTCAAGGTTCAACATGTGCATGTCTTGTGCAGGCGGTTTCAACCGGGTCGATGGTTGTTTTTTTTCGTCGCGCCACCGGGGTGCAACGGGTTTTTAGGGTTCAGCCTTCATGTCTTCAGTACTTTCTTCTGCATCTTGGCGTTCGGTTGTGCCGGACGAGTGGCAAGCAGAAGTGCAATCGAGGCTGCAACCCGATGAAAACGCTTCAGCATGGGTTTTGGTTGACCTCAACACGGCACTGAAGTTCCACAAAATTGCCTTGATTTTGACCGATCGGCGTATCCTTACTGCCACTTTGAGTGAAAAAAATTGGCAAAGCTGGCCCTTGGCCCAAGGTCAAAGCTTGCGCCAGTCGGACCACGCCGGAGTTGGGCAGCTCGAGCTCAGTGATGCGCAAGGGCGTTTGGCCGTTTGGCGTTTCACTTTGGGCCTGCAAGAGGCGGTTTTTCGGTGGGTAGCGCAGTTCGAAGCGCAGCAAAGCCACCGAGCCCAAATCCAAGGCGGTGTGCCCGCCGAATTGCAAGGCAGACCGATGCAGTCGGCCCATGTGGTGGTGTGTCCGGTATGCCAAGCGGGCATGTCTGAGGACGATGACGAGTGCCCCGTCTGCAGCCGTGAAGACCTGAACCCACCGTCCACCTGGACCTTGCTCAAAATCTGGCGCTTTGCTCGGCCTTACAAACGTTCTTTGTTGGTGGGTTTTTTGCTGACGCTGGCCTCGACCGCGGCCACCTTGGTGCCGCCTTACCTGACCATGCCGCTGATGGACGAGGTGCTGATTCCTTACCAAAACGGGGCCGACATCGATCCGGGTTTGGTGTCCCTGTACCTGCTGGGTTTGTTCGCTTCGGGTTTGCTGGCCTGGGGCCTGGGCTGGGCCAAAACCTACATCCTCGCGCTGGTGTCCGAGCGCATCGGATCCGATCTGCGGACCACCACCTACGAACATTTGCTCAAGCTCTCGCTGGAGTATTTTGGCGGGCGCCGCACCGGCGATCTGATCGCCCGCATTGGCAGCGAAACCGACCGCATCAACGTCTTCTTGTCGCTGCACCTGCTGGACTTTGCCACCGACGTGCTGATGATTTTGATGACGGCCATCATCTTGTTCTACATCAACCCCACTTTGGCGTTGGTGACCTTGTTGCCGCTGCCCTTCATTGGCTGGTTGATCCATGTGGTACGCGAAAGACTCCGTACCGGCTTTGAAAAAATCGACCGTGTTTGGGCCGAGGTGACCAACGTGCTGACCGACACTATCCCTGGCATCCGGGTGGTGAAAGCCTTTGCGCAGGAAGACCGTGAAGCGCAGCGCTTCAAGGATGCCAACCTGCACAACCTGCAGGTCAACGACCGGCTCAACCGTGTTTGGTCATTGTTCTCGCCCACGGTGACGTTGATGACCGAGATCGGCTTGCTGGTGGTCTGGGGCTTTGGCATCTGGTTGGTGTCGGACGACCAGATCACCGTCGGTGTGCTGACCGCTTTTTTGGCCTACATCGGGCGCTTTTACAGCCGCCTCGACGGCATGAGCCGAATTGTCTCGAACACCCAAAAAGCTGCCGCTGGGGCCAAGCGCATTTTTGACATCCTGGACCACGTCTCCAGCGTTCCTGAGCCACTCAACCCTGTGGCTTTGCCGCCCCAGGTCAAAGGCCACATCACGGTGCGCGACGCGGACTTTCGCTACGGCAACCGCGCCGTGATCCGCCAGCTGAACCTCGACATCCAGCCCGGCCAGATGATCGGTCTGGTGGGCCACAGTGGCTCAGGCAAAAGCACGCTGGTCAATTTGATTTGCCGCTTTTACGACCTCAGCGAGGGCGCGATCGAGTTGGACGGCAATGACATTCGCCAGCTCAAAGTCGCCGACTACCGCCGTCAGATTGGCCTGGTGCTGCAAGAGCCGTTTTTGTTCTTCGGCACCATCGCCGACAACATCGCCTACGGCAAGCCCGACGCCACCCGCGAAGAGATCGTGGCCGCAGCCCGCGCTGCGCATGCCCACGAGTTCATTTTGCGCATGCCCCAGGGCTACGACTCGCTGGTGGGTGAGCGCGGTCAAGGCCTGTCGGGTGGCGAGCGCCAGCGCATTTCGATCGCGCGGGCTTTGCTGATCAATCCGCGCATCCTGATCCTGGACGAGGCCACTTCGGCGGTGGACACCGAGACCGAAAAAGAAATTCAAAAAGCGCTGGACAATCTGGTGCGCGGGCGCACGACGATTGCCATCGCGCACCGTTTGTCCACCTTGCGCAAGGCCGACCGTTTGGTGGTCATGGACAAGGGCGTGGTGGTCGAAGAGGGCACCCACGACGCGCTCATGGCGTCTCAAGGTGCTTACTGGCGCCTGTACGAAGCGCAGCAGCGCCAAGCAGAGGCCGAGGCGGTGCTGGGCGGCAGCGACGAGGACAAGAAGGTGAGCGCATGAACCCGTTTGATTTGCAACGCGATGCCTTTGGCTGTTGGGTGCTGGTCTTGGCCGATGGCACGCGCCACAGCCCGGTGACTGCGCTGCGTGCCTACCCCGTGTCGGCACCCCACCAAGGCGTGGCCCTGATGGATGCCGATGGCCATGAATTGCTCTGGGTGCCCGATCTCTCAGCCTTGCCACCCAACTTGCAGACCACGCTGCG is drawn from Limnohabitans sp. 63ED37-2 and contains these coding sequences:
- a CDS encoding cyanophycin metabolism-associated ABC transporter, which codes for MSSVLSSASWRSVVPDEWQAEVQSRLQPDENASAWVLVDLNTALKFHKIALILTDRRILTATLSEKNWQSWPLAQGQSLRQSDHAGVGQLELSDAQGRLAVWRFTLGLQEAVFRWVAQFEAQQSHRAQIQGGVPAELQGRPMQSAHVVVCPVCQAGMSEDDDECPVCSREDLNPPSTWTLLKIWRFARPYKRSLLVGFLLTLASTAATLVPPYLTMPLMDEVLIPYQNGADIDPGLVSLYLLGLFASGLLAWGLGWAKTYILALVSERIGSDLRTTTYEHLLKLSLEYFGGRRTGDLIARIGSETDRINVFLSLHLLDFATDVLMILMTAIILFYINPTLALVTLLPLPFIGWLIHVVRERLRTGFEKIDRVWAEVTNVLTDTIPGIRVVKAFAQEDREAQRFKDANLHNLQVNDRLNRVWSLFSPTVTLMTEIGLLVVWGFGIWLVSDDQITVGVLTAFLAYIGRFYSRLDGMSRIVSNTQKAAAGAKRIFDILDHVSSVPEPLNPVALPPQVKGHITVRDADFRYGNRAVIRQLNLDIQPGQMIGLVGHSGSGKSTLVNLICRFYDLSEGAIELDGNDIRQLKVADYRRQIGLVLQEPFLFFGTIADNIAYGKPDATREEIVAAARAAHAHEFILRMPQGYDSLVGERGQGLSGGERQRISIARALLINPRILILDEATSAVDTETEKEIQKALDNLVRGRTTIAIAHRLSTLRKADRLVVMDKGVVVEEGTHDALMASQGAYWRLYEAQQRQAEAEAVLGGSDEDKKVSA